The following coding sequences are from one Gossypium hirsutum isolate 1008001.06 chromosome A12, Gossypium_hirsutum_v2.1, whole genome shotgun sequence window:
- the LOC107951206 gene encoding flavonol sulfotransferase-like yields the protein MESFFHSQPISTEKENGDLLSKSFQDIISTLPKGNPWGFPDHFLQYHGFWHSSVFLQGILSAQQQFQAQPADIILCSAPKTGTTWLKSLTYATITRTSYDDSTSPLLSKMPHDVVPFMELDHAHFSTHRDLGIPVLATHMPYSALPKSVTDSGCKIVYICRDPKDSFVSLYLFVSKHQKSENMQTFNLDEAFEQFCRGVCWYGPYWDHVLEFWKASLEHPDKILFLKYEEMSDDTILYVKRLAEFIGCPFSSEEEEKGVPEKIVKMCSFENLSNLEVNKNGKHRVRGMENANYFRKGKVGDWENWLTPEMAARLDQITMQKLSGSGLTL from the coding sequence ATGGAATCCTTCTTCCATTCCCAACCGATTTCTACTGAGAAAGAAAACGGAGACCTGCTTTCAAAATCATTCCAAGATATAATATCGACTCTCCCCAAAGGAAATCCCTGGGGCTTTCCCGACCATTTTTTACAGTACCACGGGTTTTGGCACAGCTCGGTTTTCCTACAAGGAATCTTGTCAGCTCAACAACAGTTCCAGGCTCAACCTGCTGATATCATCCTTTGTAGCGCCCCCAAAACCGGCACAACCTGGTTGAAGTCCCTCACTTATGCCACCATCACAAGAACTTCATACGATGATTCTACCAGCCCTTTGCTTTCCAAGATGCCTCATGATGTTGTGCCTTTCATGGAGCTTGATCATGCCCATTTTTCCACTCATCGAGATCTTGGAATCCCTGTTTTGGCTACTCATATGCCTTACTCTGCCTTACCCAAATCAGTAACTGATTCCGGTTGTAAAATTGTTTACATATGCAGGGACCCCAAGGATTCATTTGTTTCATTGTATCTCTTCGTTTCCAAGCACCAGAAATCCGAAAATATGCAAACCTTTAATCTTGATGAAGCTTTTGAGCAGTTCTGCCGAGGTGTCTGTTGGTACGGACCTTATTGGGACCATGTTTTGGAGTTCTGGAAAGCAAGTTTAGAACATCCGGATAAGATTTTGTTCTTGAAATATGAAGAAATGAGTGATGATACTATTTTGTATGTTAAGAGATTGGCTGAGTTTATTGGTTGCCCTTTCTCATCCGAGGAAGAGGAAAAAGGAGTGCCTGAAAAGATTGTAAAAATGTGTAGTTTTGAGAACTTAAGTAACTTGGAAGTGAATAAAAATGGGAAACATCGTGTAAGAGGGATGGAAAACGCGAATTATTTTCGGAAAGGGAAGGTTGGGGATTGGGAAAATTGGTTGACACCTGAAATGGCTGCACGGTTGGACCAGATAACAATGCAGAAATTGAGCGGTTCGGGATTAACTCTTTAA